One window from the genome of Fulvivirga lutea encodes:
- a CDS encoding alpha/beta hydrolase family protein: MSTIEHLTITTPDQEELAARYYSGSENKLIIIAPAVGIPQGYYKHIAHYFSNLGYQLLTFDYRGIGDSRNIKNPESCSLYNWGDLDLNTVIEFVRNNYSSNIYLIGHSIAGQVFPIAKNNTHVKRAYFAASQNLSYSNWEGYHKYLVSIFWHIIIPFFTKINGPLPGFAYGGNKSLPKNVAKDWRLWGITPDGAIGAIPDGKERYAQITTPTKFAAMTDDHLFAPPKAVETLFHSYGSAEKEYLLLNPKEYNMKEIGHFNFFKKDKSALWEDIHLWFEKN, from the coding sequence ATGAGTACCATTGAGCATTTAACTATTACCACCCCCGACCAAGAAGAACTGGCCGCCAGATATTATTCTGGTTCAGAAAATAAACTAATCATCATTGCTCCGGCTGTGGGAATACCACAAGGTTACTACAAGCACATTGCTCATTATTTTTCCAACTTGGGTTATCAACTACTTACTTTCGATTACCGTGGCATTGGAGATTCAAGAAATATAAAGAACCCTGAAAGTTGCTCTCTTTATAATTGGGGAGATTTGGATTTAAACACTGTGATTGAATTTGTCAGAAATAACTATAGCAGTAATATCTACCTTATTGGACACAGTATTGCTGGGCAAGTATTTCCAATAGCTAAAAATAATACACATGTAAAACGAGCTTATTTCGCTGCCTCACAAAATTTATCCTATAGCAACTGGGAGGGATATCACAAATATTTAGTGAGTATATTTTGGCACATCATTATCCCCTTTTTCACAAAAATTAATGGCCCATTGCCGGGCTTCGCATACGGTGGCAACAAATCTTTACCAAAAAATGTAGCCAAAGATTGGCGGCTTTGGGGAATAACGCCTGATGGGGCTATTGGTGCAATTCCAGATGGTAAAGAGCGCTATGCCCAAATCACCACGCCAACAAAATTTGCGGCCATGACTGATGATCATCTCTTTGCGCCACCAAAAGCCGTAGAAACACTATTTCATTCTTATGGCTCCGCAGAAAAAGAATATCTGCTACTCAACCCAAAAGAATATAACATGAAAGAGATTGGACACTTTAACTTTTTTAAGAAGGATAAAAGCGCTCTTTGGGAGGACATTCACCTTTGGTTCGAGAAAAACTAA
- a CDS encoding cation diffusion facilitator family transporter — protein MSHHHHHHSGNIKFAFFLNLGFTIIEIVGGIFTNSMAILADALHDFGDSVSLGTAWYFDNLSHKKRDKSYTYGYKRFSLIGAIVNALILLTGSVFIISETVPRLFNPQTPDTEGMIWLAILGVIVNGLAVFRLKKGHTMNEKVVYLHLLEDVLGWIAVLIGAIIMHFYELPIIDPLLSIGISLFILFNVFKSLKSVFGILMQGVPQDTNTKEIKKYILSLEGVLEVHDLHIWSMDGDYNVLTAHVVMEGKPSMDDLSPIKKEIHDNLHKFNINHATLEFEMEDEECVLVDC, from the coding sequence ATGAGCCATCACCACCATCACCATAGCGGTAATATAAAATTTGCTTTTTTTCTCAACCTGGGGTTCACCATTATTGAAATTGTTGGTGGTATCTTCACTAATAGTATGGCCATTTTAGCTGATGCCTTACACGATTTTGGTGATAGTGTTTCATTGGGTACGGCATGGTATTTCGATAATCTTTCTCATAAAAAACGTGATAAAAGCTATACCTACGGCTATAAACGTTTCTCACTCATTGGAGCAATTGTAAATGCTTTAATACTCCTCACAGGAAGTGTTTTTATAATTTCTGAAACTGTGCCTCGCCTATTCAATCCGCAAACTCCTGATACTGAAGGGATGATATGGCTTGCTATTTTAGGTGTTATCGTAAATGGACTAGCAGTTTTTAGATTAAAAAAAGGCCATACCATGAATGAAAAAGTGGTTTACCTTCACCTACTCGAAGATGTATTGGGTTGGATAGCCGTCTTAATAGGAGCTATTATCATGCATTTCTATGAGTTGCCCATTATTGATCCTTTACTGTCGATAGGAATTTCACTCTTCATATTGTTTAATGTTTTCAAGAGCCTGAAATCTGTATTTGGTATTCTCATGCAAGGTGTACCACAAGACACGAATACCAAAGAAATCAAAAAATACATCTTATCACTAGAAGGTGTTTTGGAAGTACATGACCTGCACATTTGGAGCATGGATGGAGATTACAATGTGCTCACTGCTCATGTTGTAATGGAGGGAAAACCTTCCATGGACGACCTCTCTCCTATTAAAAAAGAAATTCATGATAATCTACATAAATTTAATATTAACCATGCTACGTTAGAATTTGAAATGGAAGATGAAGAGTGCGTACTCGTGGATTGTTAA
- a CDS encoding pyridoxamine 5'-phosphate oxidase family protein, translating to MGKKFNELTSEHKKFIVEQKMFFVGTAAESGRVNISPKGVDSFRVIDSNKVVWLNLTGSGNETAAHLSLNNRMTIMFCAFEGKPLILRLYGQAKIYHPRDKEFEEYISLFDETPGSRQIIVMDVDLVQNSCGFGVPIMEFKEDRSLITDWVIKRGKDGLTEYWKEKNQTSIDGFETHILNN from the coding sequence ATGGGCAAGAAATTCAACGAACTAACTAGTGAGCATAAGAAATTCATAGTTGAACAAAAGATGTTTTTTGTCGGTACTGCCGCAGAAAGTGGACGAGTGAATATATCACCTAAAGGCGTGGATAGTTTTCGAGTTATTGATTCCAATAAAGTTGTGTGGCTGAACCTCACTGGCAGCGGTAATGAAACTGCAGCGCACCTTTCTCTAAATAATCGGATGACTATCATGTTCTGTGCTTTTGAAGGCAAACCACTCATTCTTCGACTTTACGGACAGGCCAAAATATATCATCCAAGAGATAAAGAATTTGAAGAATATATTTCCTTGTTCGATGAAACACCGGGATCGAGGCAAATCATAGTTATGGATGTTGATTTAGTTCAGAATTCCTGCGGTTTTGGAGTACCTATTATGGAATTCAAAGAAGATCGATCGCTTATTACTGACTGGGTGATAAAAAGAGGAAAGGACGGCCTAACAGAATATTGGAAAGAAAAGAATCAGACCAGCATAGATGGTTTTGAGACGCATATCTTAAATAATTAA
- a CDS encoding VPS10 domain-containing protein, whose translation MIRKNISYLLITALLLTTLVSFSQRKRNSNTSSTSASALVDSVFSGIKLRNIGPALMSGRIADVAIHPENESVWYVAVGSGGVWKTENAGTTWTPIFDDQSSYSIGCVTIDPNNPHTIWVGTGENVGGRHVGFGDGVYRSDDGGENWSNMGLKASEHISKIIVHPSNSNIVWVAAQGPLWKSGGERGLYKTTDGGKTWKKTLGDNEWTGVTDILIDPRNPDVLYAATWDRHRTVAAYMGGGPGSGIHKSTDGGETWIELTDGLPTSNMGKIGLAISPQQPDIVYAAIELDRRTGGVYRSSDKGMTWEKRSDAVSGATGPHYYQELYASPHEFEKLYLVDVRLQVSEDGGKNFHLINYEHKHSDNHAIAFKKSDPNYILVGTDGGIYESFDNTKNWRFIKNLPVTQFYKVAVDDSEPFYNIYGGTQDNSTQGGPSRTDNVQGIQNGDWKIVLDWDGHQPATEPGNPNIMYGERQEGNISRIDLKTGEVIDIQPQPDKDEPHERFNWDAPILVSPHSPSTIYFASYRVWKSENRGDKWTAISGDLTKNQNRIELPIMGRKQSWDNAWDFLAMSNYNTITSLAESPKKAGVIYAGTDDGLIQVTENGGESWRKIEVANLPGVPSTAFVNDIKADLFDENTVYVALDNHKYGDFKPYLLKSTDKGRTWSSITGNLPSKTLVWRMVQDHVNPQLLFAGTEYGIYFTINGGKNWVKVAGAPTISFRDLAIQRRENDLIGASFGRGFFVLDDYSVLRDVTEAKLQQEAALYSTRKAWWYIPRSDISFDEPKGSLGAAHYVAPNPEFGAVFTYYLKEELKSKKDARQESEKQAEKTKSNISFPGYENVLAEENQLEPQIWLTVEDSSGKVIRRIKGNTTSGFHRIAWDLRHPLPEAIALGQDPSEDEPAGMLAAPGKYKVSLSKVVDGKTTQLAEPIEFDVVPLREGTLKGASPEVVADFMRNYETAYGRKTAVDIRLENLTSRSNAVAKSIANSNTKPGVLDTRYNTIRSKIQSLETQVNGNKAKLQIGEKTKPNLGERIFALYRGLSNSTYGPTETHKKTMSIITEELDSVEGNLKSLEAELSALVKDLQKAGAPWVEGMD comes from the coding sequence ATGATCAGAAAGAATATCAGTTATTTACTAATTACAGCATTGCTGTTAACCACATTAGTAAGCTTTTCACAACGAAAGAGAAATTCCAATACCAGTAGCACATCAGCTTCAGCATTGGTAGATTCTGTTTTCTCGGGAATTAAACTAAGAAATATCGGACCTGCACTCATGTCAGGCAGAATTGCTGATGTAGCAATTCATCCGGAAAACGAAAGTGTTTGGTACGTGGCGGTAGGCTCCGGTGGTGTTTGGAAAACTGAAAATGCCGGAACCACATGGACACCCATTTTTGATGATCAATCATCTTATTCTATTGGCTGTGTAACCATTGATCCTAATAATCCACATACCATTTGGGTTGGAACAGGAGAAAATGTTGGCGGTCGTCATGTCGGGTTTGGCGATGGTGTATATCGCAGTGATGATGGTGGTGAAAACTGGTCAAACATGGGACTAAAGGCTTCTGAGCATATTTCTAAGATTATTGTTCACCCATCTAACTCCAACATTGTATGGGTGGCTGCTCAAGGCCCGCTATGGAAAAGCGGAGGCGAGAGAGGTCTTTACAAAACAACAGATGGTGGCAAAACCTGGAAGAAAACATTAGGTGACAACGAATGGACTGGTGTAACTGATATTTTGATTGACCCGCGCAACCCGGATGTATTGTATGCAGCTACATGGGATAGACATAGAACAGTTGCAGCATACATGGGTGGAGGCCCGGGCTCAGGCATTCACAAAAGTACAGATGGTGGAGAAACATGGATAGAATTGACTGATGGATTACCTACTTCAAACATGGGTAAAATAGGTTTGGCCATATCACCACAGCAGCCAGATATCGTTTATGCTGCTATAGAATTAGACAGAAGAACAGGAGGCGTTTACAGATCTTCAGACAAAGGAATGACCTGGGAGAAGCGATCAGATGCTGTTTCAGGCGCTACCGGACCGCATTATTATCAGGAACTGTATGCCTCACCACACGAGTTTGAAAAGTTGTATTTAGTGGATGTTAGGTTACAGGTTTCGGAAGATGGTGGAAAGAATTTTCACTTAATCAACTATGAACACAAGCACAGCGATAATCACGCGATAGCTTTTAAGAAGAGTGACCCTAACTATATATTGGTAGGTACAGATGGTGGTATCTATGAATCATTTGATAACACCAAAAATTGGAGGTTTATAAAGAACCTTCCTGTTACTCAGTTTTATAAAGTAGCTGTTGACGACAGCGAGCCATTCTATAATATTTATGGAGGGACACAAGATAATAGCACCCAAGGCGGGCCTTCAAGAACGGATAATGTACAAGGTATACAAAATGGTGATTGGAAAATTGTTTTGGATTGGGATGGCCATCAACCGGCTACAGAGCCAGGGAACCCTAACATCATGTATGGCGAACGTCAGGAAGGAAATATATCTCGTATTGATTTAAAAACTGGTGAAGTAATTGATATCCAACCTCAACCAGATAAAGATGAACCACACGAACGTTTCAATTGGGATGCACCGATTCTCGTGAGCCCGCATTCACCTTCAACTATCTACTTTGCATCTTACAGAGTTTGGAAATCTGAAAACAGGGGTGATAAATGGACCGCCATTTCAGGTGATCTCACTAAAAACCAAAATAGAATCGAATTGCCTATCATGGGCAGAAAGCAAAGCTGGGATAATGCATGGGATTTCCTTGCAATGTCAAATTACAACACGATTACTTCATTAGCTGAATCGCCTAAGAAAGCTGGTGTAATCTATGCCGGAACAGATGATGGCCTAATTCAAGTAACGGAAAATGGTGGCGAAAGCTGGCGCAAAATTGAAGTGGCTAACCTACCAGGTGTTCCTTCAACGGCTTTTGTAAATGACATTAAAGCCGACTTGTTTGATGAGAATACTGTGTACGTAGCACTCGATAACCACAAGTATGGAGATTTCAAACCTTACCTGCTAAAAAGTACTGACAAAGGAAGAACCTGGTCATCCATAACTGGCAATTTACCTTCCAAAACATTGGTTTGGAGAATGGTTCAAGACCATGTGAATCCACAGTTGCTATTTGCAGGGACAGAGTATGGTATCTATTTCACCATTAATGGTGGAAAGAACTGGGTAAAAGTAGCAGGCGCACCAACCATTTCATTTAGAGACCTTGCTATTCAACGCAGAGAAAATGATTTAATTGGAGCTTCTTTTGGAAGAGGCTTCTTTGTATTAGACGATTATTCTGTGTTGCGCGATGTAACTGAGGCTAAATTACAGCAAGAGGCTGCGTTATACTCAACAAGAAAGGCCTGGTGGTATATTCCCAGATCAGACATCAGCTTTGATGAGCCCAAAGGCTCTTTAGGAGCAGCACATTATGTAGCTCCAAACCCGGAATTTGGTGCAGTATTTACTTACTACTTAAAAGAAGAACTAAAATCTAAAAAAGATGCAAGGCAGGAAAGTGAAAAGCAAGCAGAGAAAACTAAGAGCAACATCAGTTTCCCAGGATATGAAAATGTGCTTGCCGAAGAAAATCAGCTGGAGCCTCAAATTTGGTTAACTGTTGAAGATAGTAGTGGCAAAGTAATCCGAAGAATAAAAGGTAATACAACCTCAGGTTTTCACAGAATTGCCTGGGATTTAAGACACCCACTACCTGAGGCCATCGCATTAGGGCAAGATCCATCTGAAGATGAGCCTGCCGGAATGCTTGCAGCTCCCGGAAAGTACAAAGTTTCGCTTTCAAAAGTGGTAGATGGAAAAACAACACAACTGGCAGAGCCTATTGAGTTTGATGTAGTTCCATTGAGAGAAGGTACATTAAAAGGTGCCAGCCCTGAAGTGGTTGCCGACTTTATGCGCAACTATGAAACAGCTTATGGTAGAAAAACTGCAGTAGACATTCGTTTGGAAAATCTGACTTCCAGAAGCAATGCAGTGGCAAAATCCATTGCAAACTCTAATACCAAACCTGGTGTGTTGGATACACGATATAACACAATAAGGTCCAAAATACAATCTTTAGAAACTCAGGTGAATGGTAACAAAGCTAAATTGCAGATTGGTGAAAAAACGAAACCCAATTTGGGTGAGCGCATCTTTGCACTTTATCGTGGCTTGAGTAATTCGACTTATGGGCCTACAGAAACTCACAAAAAAACGATGTCCATTATCACAGAAGAACTCGATTCTGTTGAAGGTAATTTGAAATCGTTAGAAGCTGAGTTAAGCGCACTTGTAAAAGATCTTCAAAAGGCTGGTGCCCCTTGGGTAGAAGGTATGGATTAG
- a CDS encoding beta galactosidase jelly roll domain-containing protein has translation MLPQLSNGQLIDLNGRWKFALGDQGNWSSKDFDDSGWESIRVPSPWENQGFHGYDGFAWYRIKFDGSSLPKGVNLFLNMGYVDDADEVYLNGQLIGFSGSMPPNYQSAYNTERKYIIPQNLINYTGENTIAVRVFDATLGGGIMDGKIGIYRVSAGSPILLDLRGIWDFSISESGAKPADNAHWDKINVPSFWEKEGFRRYDGYAWYRKYFDFTPDLENEQLLLILGKIDDFDEVYVNGKLVGRTRDNRHFPHSKSYSEYRIYYLPSTILNKNEPNLIEVQVEDIGLDGGIYEGPIGITTKDRLYRLINK, from the coding sequence ATGCTGCCGCAACTATCCAATGGCCAGTTGATAGATCTCAACGGTCGTTGGAAGTTTGCGTTAGGCGACCAAGGCAACTGGAGTTCCAAAGATTTTGACGACTCCGGATGGGAATCTATTCGCGTACCTTCACCCTGGGAAAATCAGGGTTTCCATGGTTATGATGGCTTTGCATGGTATCGGATAAAATTCGATGGATCCAGTTTACCTAAAGGCGTAAACCTTTTCCTCAATATGGGATATGTTGATGATGCCGATGAAGTATATCTTAACGGTCAGCTCATTGGTTTTTCCGGCTCTATGCCGCCCAACTATCAAAGCGCGTATAATACGGAAAGAAAGTACATTATCCCTCAAAACCTGATAAATTATACAGGAGAGAATACGATAGCTGTTCGTGTTTTCGATGCCACATTAGGCGGTGGTATCATGGATGGAAAAATTGGCATCTACCGGGTTTCTGCTGGTTCACCAATTCTGTTAGACTTGCGGGGCATATGGGACTTTAGCATTAGCGAAAGCGGGGCAAAACCAGCAGATAATGCACATTGGGATAAAATAAATGTACCCAGCTTCTGGGAAAAAGAAGGCTTTAGAAGATACGATGGATATGCCTGGTATCGTAAGTATTTTGACTTTACACCAGACTTGGAAAACGAGCAGCTTTTACTCATTCTCGGCAAGATCGATGATTTTGATGAAGTATATGTCAATGGAAAACTTGTCGGCAGAACCAGAGATAATCGTCATTTCCCACACAGTAAATCATACAGCGAATATCGTATTTACTATCTTCCATCCACTATTTTGAATAAAAATGAACCCAATCTAATTGAAGTACAGGTAGAGGACATCGGACTCGATGGTGGCATTTATGAAGGACCTATCGGCATCACCACAAAAGACAGGCTTTATCGACTCATTAATAAATAG
- a CDS encoding sialidase domain-containing protein: MKTQFATIALAIISSVSVMAQSSTTAKARILPHNEEGFVRLLITDHNNEPVVVKFKSGNTLISKNKINTSNKDNGFIKLYDIRNLRNGDYTLEIENNGTVITYNFTTDGNLPVWTQYWNDQLNNNTRLAKNDSADSSKLVAEN; the protein is encoded by the coding sequence ATGAAAACTCAATTTGCAACCATCGCCCTGGCCATAATCTCTAGTGTAAGTGTAATGGCTCAATCTAGCACAACTGCAAAAGCTCGCATACTTCCTCACAATGAAGAAGGCTTTGTAAGACTGTTGATCACCGATCATAACAATGAACCGGTAGTAGTGAAATTCAAAAGTGGAAATACACTCATCTCCAAAAACAAGATAAATACCTCCAACAAAGACAATGGCTTTATCAAGTTATATGATATTAGAAATTTAAGAAACGGAGATTACACCCTTGAGATTGAGAACAATGGCACTGTAATAACTTATAATTTTACAACAGACGGTAACTTGCCTGTTTGGACCCAATATTGGAACGATCAACTCAATAACAACACCCGATTAGCTAAAAATGACAGCGCGGATTCGTCCAAGCTAGTAGCAGAGAACTAA
- a CDS encoding DUF5615 family PIN-like protein: MNLLFDQNISPRILKILPPQFSNCEQVRFVGLENSSDIEVFQFAKKNNYAVVTFDSDFVDLNAMYGTPPKIVYLNTGNLTTKNISELLLNNIMRINQYLSSDSDDILELIKAH; the protein is encoded by the coding sequence GTGAACCTTTTATTCGATCAAAACATATCACCTAGAATATTAAAAATTCTACCTCCACAATTTTCAAATTGCGAACAAGTACGGTTTGTTGGACTTGAAAACTCGTCCGATATTGAAGTTTTCCAATTTGCCAAGAAAAATAACTACGCTGTCGTTACCTTTGATTCTGACTTTGTAGATCTTAATGCTATGTACGGAACACCTCCTAAAATTGTATATCTTAATACTGGCAACCTCACTACCAAAAATATTTCTGAGCTTCTTCTGAACAATATCATGAGAATTAATCAGTATCTCAGCTCTGATTCAGACGATATTCTCGAACTGATAAAGGCTCATTAA
- the msrB gene encoding peptide-methionine (R)-S-oxide reductase MsrB has protein sequence MNWDDVMKYAQKGTPAPDRRVEKTEQEWKDQLTPEQYRITRLKGTERAFTGELCNVYDEGKYECICCGEPLFDSSIKFESSSGWPSFTDPIKENAIKYELDRSFGMTRVEVMCNVCDGHLGHVFPDGPKPSGLRYCINSESIKLTK, from the coding sequence ATGAATTGGGATGATGTAATGAAATATGCTCAAAAGGGCACTCCGGCACCGGATAGAAGAGTAGAAAAAACAGAGCAGGAATGGAAAGATCAGCTAACCCCGGAGCAGTACCGAATTACCCGCTTAAAAGGAACGGAAAGGGCATTTACGGGCGAGTTATGCAATGTGTATGACGAAGGTAAATATGAATGTATTTGCTGTGGAGAACCGTTATTCGATTCCAGCATTAAGTTCGAAAGTTCCTCGGGCTGGCCTAGTTTTACCGACCCGATTAAAGAAAATGCTATCAAATATGAATTGGATAGGTCTTTTGGAATGACTCGCGTGGAAGTGATGTGCAATGTATGCGATGGACATCTTGGCCACGTATTCCCTGACGGACCGAAACCCTCAGGTTTGCGCTACTGCATCAATTCTGAGTCAATTAAGTTGACTAAATAG
- a CDS encoding pirin family protein yields the protein MSNTDLIIEERSRDIGDFMVGRLIPFRKKRMVGPFIFIDHMGPAVLGNGKYMDVDQHPHIGLSTLTYMLEGEIQHQDSIGSDQLIRPGSVNWMTAGRGVTHTERTPIQNRTPDLRTVHGYQIWVALPKELEEMDPQFHHFDAKDLPYWNDKGADFKLVAGKGYGKESPVPVHSDLFMVEVICKEDYDLDISGQLEGEIGICIVEGSIQACDNHVEAGNMLISKIDNQCAVKMKAGTHLLLFGGQPFEEERFIYWNFVSSSKERLEKAKQQWREKKFPKVPNDNTYVPLPGESV from the coding sequence ATGTCAAACACTGATTTAATTATTGAAGAACGCAGCCGAGATATAGGCGATTTTATGGTTGGCCGATTGATACCATTTCGTAAAAAGCGCATGGTAGGGCCTTTTATTTTTATCGACCATATGGGGCCTGCTGTGTTAGGTAATGGTAAATATATGGATGTGGATCAGCATCCTCACATTGGGCTTTCTACACTTACATATATGCTCGAGGGTGAAATTCAGCATCAGGATAGTATAGGAAGCGATCAACTCATTAGGCCTGGTTCAGTAAATTGGATGACGGCCGGCAGAGGCGTAACCCATACAGAACGGACTCCAATACAAAACAGGACACCGGATTTAAGAACAGTACACGGCTATCAGATTTGGGTGGCACTGCCAAAAGAGCTGGAAGAAATGGATCCTCAGTTTCACCACTTCGATGCAAAAGACTTACCTTATTGGAACGACAAAGGAGCAGATTTTAAACTAGTTGCCGGCAAGGGATATGGCAAAGAGTCTCCTGTACCTGTACACTCCGATTTGTTCATGGTAGAAGTAATTTGCAAGGAAGATTATGACCTTGACATCAGTGGCCAACTGGAAGGTGAAATAGGCATATGCATTGTGGAAGGTAGCATTCAAGCCTGCGATAACCACGTGGAAGCCGGTAATATGTTAATTTCTAAAATTGACAATCAGTGCGCTGTAAAAATGAAAGCAGGCACTCATTTGTTGTTATTTGGTGGCCAACCCTTTGAAGAAGAACGGTTTATCTATTGGAATTTTGTCTCATCCTCCAAAGAGCGATTAGAAAAAGCTAAGCAACAATGGCGTGAGAAGAAATTCCCAAAAGTACCTAACGATAATACGTACGTTCCACTACCGGGAGAATCTGTTTAA
- a CDS encoding DUF433 domain-containing protein — MDYRKFLEIRADKRFGKPCIKGTRISVYDVLNWLSNGMTRDDIKSDFEELTDEMIDACLAYAADKERRLITFS, encoded by the coding sequence ATGGATTATCGAAAATTTTTGGAAATCAGGGCTGATAAGCGATTTGGAAAACCATGTATTAAGGGTACCCGAATTTCAGTTTACGATGTATTAAACTGGTTGTCTAATGGTATGACCCGTGATGATATAAAATCTGATTTTGAGGAACTAACCGATGAAATGATCGATGCTTGTCTGGCCTACGCAGCGGATAAAGAACGAAGGTTGATTACTTTCTCGTGA